The following nucleotide sequence is from Mycobacterium sp. 3519A.
CCGCGCTCGGGACCACCGGCGACGGGGTGGTCACCGGATTGCGGCTGATGTCGAGGATGGCGCAGACCAGGTCGACGTTGGCGGCGTTGGCTGAGCCGATGCACACTCTGCCCCAGGTGTTGATCAACGTCGAGGTGGCGGACAAGGCCACCGTGGCGGACGCGCCGTCGGTGCGGTCAGCGGTGGCCGAAGCCGAGGCACAGCTCGGCGATACGGGCCGAATCCTGTTGCGGCCCTCGGGAACCGAGCAGGTCGTCCGCGTGATGGTCGAGGCCGCCGACGAGGACACCGCTCGACAGGTGGCCGTTCGCGTCGCCGAATCGGTCAGCGACCACCGCTGAAACGCGATGGAACCGGCGCGGCCTCGCCGGCGTCGTAATCAAACATGGGAGAACGCAACGCGGCCCGTGTCGACGTTGTGGCGCTCTACGGTGCTGCGCGGGGATACGACGCCGCCGCAGACACCGTGGACGCCGCAGTGCGGACGCATCTGACCGGATTGGCCTTCGACGGTGGCACCGCGGGGCGCGACCATGTCGCGAGCGGAGATGCGGTGCGCATGGCGGTCGACGACGTCGTCGACCGATTGCCGCAGTGGTCGCGGGCCGCTCGGGAGATCGCCGCCGCGCTTCGCGCGTCCGCCGACCGCTACACCGACGCCGACGCACGCGCGGCGAACCGTCTGGGGTGAGCCGTGGCCGAAAAGTTCGATGTGGCAACGCGGTTGGCCGAAGGCGCGGCCGCGGTGGACGACGTGCAGAGCTACGTGTCGGCGTGCCGCTCGCTCGGCTACCAGGACCCGGACCTGACGCTGAATGCGCAGCAAGTCCGCGACTGGTACGGCAGCGAGGACGGGCTGGATCTGCGGGCGCTGGACGCGGACTGCGCCGCGCTCGAGGCGGTGGTGGCGGCCGTCGAGGATGCCCGGACACAACAGGAGCAGCACCTCGCCGCGGTGTCGGCAGCATGGCAGGGCAGCGGCGCTGAGGCGTCGCGAGAGTTCCTGCGGCGACACGGCGAGGCGGCCACCGCCGCGGCGGCGTCCACTCGCACCGCTGCCGATGCGATGGCCGCGTTGCGCGACGACCTGTGGCATGCGGTCGACGGGAAGGTCGCTGCGGCGCTGGCGATCGCCGATCGCAGTGCGGCGCGTCGGGCGGACTGGTTGGCGGCCGCTCAGACGGTGACGACAGGGTCGGGTGATCGGGCGGCGGCCAGTGAATTGGTCGACCAGGAGATAAAGCCGTTCATAGACAACGACATTCGGCAGGACTGGTTGACCGCAATGCGTTCAGCCTCAGCCGCGGTGACCGATGCCTACGACGGCGCGACGGCCACGCTCGGTGCCGAGCCTGCGCCGACGTTCGCGGTGCCCGGCGACCTCGGACCGGTGTGGACGCCGCCGCCCGCGGAAGCGGTTGCGACGACGCCGGCATCGTTCGTGGCATCACCGTCACCATCGCCGGTTGGCAGTGCACCGCCGTCATGGGGCGGGGCATCGCCGGGATTTGCGGCATCGCCGCCACCACCGGAACCCCCACCTGCGCCCGCCGCGTTGCCCGATCCCGCACCGGCCGCACCGATGGCATCGCCGGGGATGCCCGCGATGGGTGGACTGCCTGACGTGGGTGGCGGGTTGTCCGGCATCGGGCAGCAGCTCGCCGATGCGTTCGGCGGTCTGCTCGGATCGGCCGGTGATGAGCTCGCCGACCCGCCCGAACTCGACGAGCCTGATGGGCTCGACGACGAGGAGGCCGACGAGCCGAAAGACGAAGAGGCAGAAGCTGATTCCGACGAAGAGCCGCTAGCCGCCGAAGCGGACCGCTGTGAGACCGGTGGCCCACTCGAGGAGGGGCCGCCGTTGAGTGAGCCGCCGCCGGACGATCCGCCGCCACCGGTTGAGCCGCTCGTCCCCGCGGCCGAGCCTGCGCCGACATCCCCACCGCCACCACCACCGCCCGAGCCTGAGCCGGAACCGGTTGCGGGCGAAACGCCGTGTGAGATCGCGGCCGACGAACTACCGCAAGTGGGGGAGTGAATGGTGAGGGCGAAGCCGCCGCTGATGAATGACGTGGACTACGAACTGGTGGACATGGCGGAGAAGGGACGCGCAATCTGGGCGTACGTATCCTCAGAAGACCCGCTGTTCTACGGCCATCACCGGTTGATGGAAGAGCCTTGCCGGCGAAATGCCGAACGGCTCAATGGCATCTTCGACTCTGTCGGATGGCCGAACAACTGGGCTGCTGATTGGTTGCTGTACCACTCGATCTGGTCGCCGAACGTGATGCGAAGAGGTCTCGGGCTGATGCGGGCAGCGGAGCGGCGAGGTGAGACCGAATCCCTCTATGTCGCGCTCCTCGAGGACCGGATCTCGATGCTGGAGGGAAAGCCGCAGCAGTACGGAACTCAGCTGGATTGGGATTCCGATGGCTTAATCAGTCCCCTTCCGATTGCCGACGCCGCGGATGTCGACGTGCGCCGGGCGGCAGTTGGGCTCGGTCCGCTGGCTGTGGAACTCGAGGAGATCCGGGCGGAGGCGCGAAAGCATCGCGAGGTGGCGCCCACCGATCGAGAGGCACGCAACGCAGCCGTGGATGCGTGGGCTCGGTCCGTCGGTTGGCGAAGCTGACTCTTGTCGTGGGGTGGTGGTAGTGTCGAACATATGTTCGAGTTCAGGGTGTTGGCGGAGGTGGATCCGCGGGCTGATCAGGGGGCCTTGGTCGAGCAGATCGCGTGGTTGGAGGCGGTGAAGTCGGCTGCGGCGGCGGGGCAGGCCCGCGCGGCGGCGGCGTTGGCGACGGCGCGTCGGGCGGCGGAGGTGGCGGCGGGGGTGCCCAAGTCGCGGCAGGGTCGTGGGTTGGGCAGTGAGGTCGCCTTGGGGCGCCGCGAATCGCCGAATCAAGGTGGTCGGCTGTTGGGGGTGGCGCAGACGTTGGTCGAGGAGATGCCGCGCACGCTGGCCGCGATGGAATGCGGGGTGCTCTCGGAGTGGCGGGCGACGTTGATCGCGCGCGAGTCGGCGTGTTTGGCCGTGGCGGATCGGCGGCTGCTGGACGCTGGGATGTGCGGTGATGTCTCGGCGTTGGAGGGGCTCGGTGATGGCCGGATCAGCGCCAAGGCCAAGGAGATCGCCGCCCGGTTGGGTTCCGCGGCGGTGGTGGATCGGGCGGCCAAGGCTGAGGCGGATCGCAGCGTGACGGTGCGCCCGGCGCCCGATTGCATGGCCCGGGTGACGGTGTTGTTGCCGATGCGTCAGGGGGTGGGGTTGTGGGCGGCATTGAAACGCCAGGCTGACACCACCTTTGATGGGCGTTCGCGGGGTCAGGTGATGGCTGATACCGCCTATGAACGCATCACCGGCTGTCCGGCGGTGCAGCCGCAGTCGGTGGCGTTGAATTTGGTGATGACCGATGCGGCGTTGTGGGGCAGCGACAATGCCCCGGCGATCCTGGACGGTTATGGGCCGGTTCCGGCGCCGCTGGCCCAACAGTTGGTCGGCGATGCGGTCGCTGATGAGCGGGCGCGGGCCAGTCTGCGGCGGTTGTATCGGCACCCGCGCGGTGGGGCGTTGGTGGCGATGGAGTCGCGGGCGCGGGTGTTTCCCAAGGGGTTAGCGAAATTCATCGGGGTGCGGGATCGCACCTGTCGTACTCCGTATTGTGATGCCCCGATCCGGCATCGTGATCACGCCATACCGCGGCATCGCGGTGGTCCGACCAGCGCCGGCAACGGGTTGGGGGCTTGTGAGCGGTGCAACTACGTCAAAGAAGCAGCCGGTTGGCGGGTGTCCACCGCGCTGGACAACGGCACCCACAGCGCCGAATTCGTCACCCCGACCGGCAAGACCTACCGCTCCACCGCACCGCCGCTGCCCGGGGCCCCACTGATCACCATCAGCGAACTCGAAATCCGCATCGGCGTCGAACTCACCGACCTACACGCAGCCTGACCCGAGGGCGGGTGGTGCGGCGTACCCTCTCACTGCGTGAGACTGGGCATACCGGAATTCGCGTTGCTGTTCACGCTGGGCGCCGCCGCGTCGCTGATCGGCGACCACAGCCATGTGGCCACCGGGACGACCGAATACCTGACTGACGCTGTGCCTTTCATCTGGAGCAGTCCGATCTGGTTTCCGCTTCTCGTCGCGTTCGCGACCGTGTCGCTTGCCGAGTTGCGGTTGCGGATGCGGGCTCCGCGGACGACCGTCACCGTGCGCCAGGGCCTGGGTGGTGTCGCGGCTGTCGTCGGGATCTACATCACCACCGCGCTCGAGCACACGGCGCCAGCCGTTCCGGTGACGGTGCTGATCTACACGCTCGCAGCGATTATGTGGTGCGTACTGGGCGACGGCCCTGGTGCCGTGTGCGGTGTGGTCGCGGCAATTGTCGGCCCGATCATCGAGGCGGTGCTCGCCGCTGCCGGCGTGTTCCGCTATGCCGACGACTCGGACTCGCTGCTCGGGGTGGCCCCGTGGTTGCCGGCGCTGTACTTCGCGTTCGGTGTCGTCGTCGGCGTGCTCGCCGAGATCGCCGCCAAGGACCGGCAGCCGACCGTCAAACAGTCTGCTCCCGGCACGCCAACGCCGCGGTGACAAAGGCGTCGCGGGCCGGATTGTCAGTCGCCGCATCCCAGATCAGCGTGACCTTGCTCGGG
It contains:
- a CDS encoding type VII secretion target — protein: MGERNAARVDVVALYGAARGYDAAADTVDAAVRTHLTGLAFDGGTAGRDHVASGDAVRMAVDDVVDRLPQWSRAAREIAAALRASADRYTDADARAANRLG
- a CDS encoding DUF6624 domain-containing protein; protein product: MNDVDYELVDMAEKGRAIWAYVSSEDPLFYGHHRLMEEPCRRNAERLNGIFDSVGWPNNWAADWLLYHSIWSPNVMRRGLGLMRAAERRGETESLYVALLEDRISMLEGKPQQYGTQLDWDSDGLISPLPIADAADVDVRRAAVGLGPLAVELEEIRAEARKHREVAPTDREARNAAVDAWARSVGWRS
- a CDS encoding HNH endonuclease signature motif containing protein; the encoded protein is MFEFRVLAEVDPRADQGALVEQIAWLEAVKSAAAAGQARAAAALATARRAAEVAAGVPKSRQGRGLGSEVALGRRESPNQGGRLLGVAQTLVEEMPRTLAAMECGVLSEWRATLIARESACLAVADRRLLDAGMCGDVSALEGLGDGRISAKAKEIAARLGSAAVVDRAAKAEADRSVTVRPAPDCMARVTVLLPMRQGVGLWAALKRQADTTFDGRSRGQVMADTAYERITGCPAVQPQSVALNLVMTDAALWGSDNAPAILDGYGPVPAPLAQQLVGDAVADERARASLRRLYRHPRGGALVAMESRARVFPKGLAKFIGVRDRTCRTPYCDAPIRHRDHAIPRHRGGPTSAGNGLGACERCNYVKEAAGWRVSTALDNGTHSAEFVTPTGKTYRSTAPPLPGAPLITISELEIRIGVELTDLHAA
- a CDS encoding DUF2878 family protein; the encoded protein is MRLGIPEFALLFTLGAAASLIGDHSHVATGTTEYLTDAVPFIWSSPIWFPLLVAFATVSLAELRLRMRAPRTTVTVRQGLGGVAAVVGIYITTALEHTAPAVPVTVLIYTLAAIMWCVLGDGPGAVCGVVAAIVGPIIEAVLAAAGVFRYADDSDSLLGVAPWLPALYFAFGVVVGVLAEIAAKDRQPTVKQSAPGTPTPR